A single Choristoneura fumiferana chromosome 9, NRCan_CFum_1, whole genome shotgun sequence DNA region contains:
- the LOC141430777 gene encoding mediator of RNA polymerase II transcription subunit 1-like, producing MALLDKRWAVDSQDRMILQKCLDSLQHCIKISSLQSLIERLECLSRQLGLKFVVGTSGVNLFISSDMFYLEILVESSGSVKDVKIHHEGKVWIFVEKL from the exons ATGGCCCTTCTG GACAAGCGATGGGCAGTGGACAGTCAAGACCGAATGATCCTTCAGAAGTGCTTGGATAGTCTGCAACATTGCATCAAAATAAGCTCTTTACAGAGTCTCATTGAAAGGCTAGAATGTCTTTCAAGACAACTCGG gcTCAAGTTTGTTGTGGGCACTTCAGGGGTAAACCTATTTATATCTTCAGACATGTTCTATCTAGAAATACTTGTAGAATCCTCAGGTTCCGTCAAAGATGTCAAAATTCATCATGAAGGAAAGGTATGGATATTTGTAGAAaagttgtaa
- the LOC141431456 gene encoding Fanconi anemia group I protein homolog, whose protein sequence is MIWKDILPECLNAISPTDNVKHCGTEMSSGEYKEQCVRTLCQCNWSEGQLVQLAAMFNDMQLSRNDHKQVVNKICTYIIDFPPDTLPALVHQLLKLCQTHDFDIVLSHLSHYLASDCTASWNHRRTMLPSKIEPVSTMLYLEFWSLGGHA, encoded by the exons atgat ATGGAAAGACATATTGCCTGAGTGTTTGAATGCAATATCACCCACTGACAATGTCAAGCACTGCGGGACAGAGATGAGCAGTGGGGAGTACAAAGAGCAGTGTGTGCGGACTCTATGTCAGTGCAACTGGTCGGAGGGACAGCTTGTGCAGCTGGCTGCTATGTTTAA TGACATGCAACTGTCGCGTAACGACCACAAGCAAGTGGTAAACAAGATCTGCACCTACATCATAGACTTCCCTCCGGATACCTTGCCAGCTTTGGTGCATCAGCTCCTTAA actgtGCCAGACCCACGACTTTGATATAGTGCTGTCACATCTCAGTCATTATTTAGCGTCAGACTGTACAGCAAGCTGGAACCACCGCCGG ACGATGCTCCCGAGCAAAATTGAGCCTGTTTCTACGATGCTGTACCTCGAGTTTTGGAGCCTTGGCGGGCACGCGTGA
- the LOC141430778 gene encoding uncharacterized protein has translation MEKLKFKFAVKAGEDPKTNIICITSITDVNNQTFLLPDELQPVKLHDTIIKTEAFAKVRKTLQRRHDQRQVWISMTTEISNVYIDEDGNMQFKGYLLEEAPLEARQQVSTTGISEEVLARILQTCAEMNKDIPKPQNVRNVTDKFVIEKFTRKTSNVFQWMTIFEAECTRLGLEEDLKKIEALRLFLEDSCVDWYTSMLIKYTINSDWLIWKKSFCDTYADKGWSPVRYALLFKYRQGSLLEYAIKKERLLLEMNKTIDTPTLMDLIATGLPHYIADKIDRKTLKQTEDLFNNIRGLEHLVRKQNNGVLGKNNEKEEKVRPCGICEKENKGIRYHPESLCWFKNIGTRPKREYIRSVNNSELETELNQIDPKN, from the coding sequence ATGGAGaagttaaaattcaaatttgcgGTAAAAGCGGGTGAAGATCCCAAAACCAATATAATTTGTATAACTTCAATTACGGATGTCAACAACCAAACCTTTTTATTGCCGGATGAGCTGCAACCGGTCAAATTGCATGatacaattataaaaactgAAGCTTTTGCAAAGGTAAGGAAAACACTACAAAGAAGACATGATCAACGACAAGTATGGATTTCGATGACAACCGAGATCAGTAATGTTTATATAGACGAAGATGGAAATATGCAATTCAAAGGATATTTACTGGAAGAGGCCCCACTAGAGGCGCGTCAGCAAGTCTCCACTACTGGAATTTCAGAGGAGGTTTTAGCAAGAATCTTACAAACTTGTGCTGAAATGAATAAGGATATACCTAAGCCACAGAACGTAAGAAATGTAACAGATAAGTTTGTAATAGAAAAATTCACAAGGAAAACATCAAATGTATTTCAATGGATGACTATTTTTGAAGCAGAATGTACTCGCTTAGGATTGGAAGAAGATTTGAAGAAAATTGAAGCTCTTAGATTATTCTTGGAGGACTCGTGTGTGGACTGGTATACTTCCATGCTTATAAAATATACGATTAACTCAGATTGGTTGATATGGAAGAAAAGCTTCTGTGACACATACGCAGACAAAGGCTGGTCCCCGGTTCGGTATgcattattattcaaatatagACAAGGTTCATTACTGGAATATGCTATAAAAAAAGAGAGACTTTTATTAGAGATGAATAAAACAATAGATACGCCTACTTTGATGGACTTGATTGCTACAGGTTTGCCACATTATATAGCGGATAAAATCGATAGAAAAACTTTGAAACAGACTGAAGACTTATTTAATAACATCAGAGGCTTGGAACACCTGGTAAGAAAACAGAATAATGGAGTTTTaggaaaaaataatgaaaaagaagaaaaagtacGACCATGCGGAATatgtgaaaaagaaaacaagggtATTCGGTATCATCCAGAATCATTGTGCTGGTTCAAAAACATAGGTACCAGACCAAAACGAGAATATATCCGAAGCGTTAATAATTCTGAATTAGAAACAGAATTGAATCAAATAGATCCAAAAAACTAG